A window of Anas acuta chromosome 5, bAnaAcu1.1, whole genome shotgun sequence genomic DNA:
CGGTGTCCTCGGAGGCATCTGTGCTGCCCTCAGTCGCTTCCTGGCTCGTTACTTGctctcagccccttcccctAGGTCACGTCCCAGTGCTGCGCCCATTGCGGAGTTCCCACTCCTGCGGGGTGCTGGGGTTGAGCCCCCGGTCACCGCGGGCAGGTCTGGATCTTAACACAGCCCTGGCCCAGCTCCTGAGTAAATGCAGAGCGggcacagcagctctctgcacaCTCCCAGCTCGTTCCGTGGGAAGTGGCAATTTACAAAGGCTGCGGATACGTCCCGGCCCATTTCCTTTGGGAAGCAGTTGAAAGACTTTTATTGAAGGTTTTGTGCCGTGGCAGTAGCTCTGCCGTGACTCCAAAGCCGGAGCGCACCGAGCCGTTGGCTGGTTTGGAGCTGGGGGCCGCCATGCAGAGAGGGGCTCACCCAGAGGGGCCACCCCATGCAGATCCCATCCTGGGGGGCGCGGGAGGGAGCGGGCTCAAAGGAGGGGGCAGCCCACGCCAGTTCCAGGGGGATTTCCTCACCCAGCCGTGCCGAAGGACCGCGGAGAGCCCCCGGGACGTCCTCGAGCCTTGTGACGCCGCCCGAGCGCGGCTCTTGactctttcccctttctccctgGCAGTTTCAGATCGGAGAGCTGGCAAACACTCTGACTAGTAAATTGGAGTTCCTGGGCATCAACAGACAATCTATCTCCAACTTCCACATGTTGCTGTTGCAGACAGAGGTAACCAAGCCTTCGCCCCTCGCTCCGGCCTTCCGTCCCGAAGCGGATCAGATACTGTCCGCCGCTCGAGCGCCGAGGGCCGGTGCTGCGTGAAGCTCGTGGCGGTGCCgcgcgcccgcccgcccgcctcctGCGCCGCAGGGCCCTTCCTCCGCGGGGGGCGAGCATGGCTTTGCGCGGAGGCGGTCTCTTCCTCCTGGCCCCCCGCGTCCCGTGCCGTAAGGGAGCCTCCTGGACCTCGAGTCCTGTCCCGAGGGCCGCTTGCAGCCCCCCTCAACGGCTTCCCCCGgttcttgccctctagacccgCATTGCAGACTGGCGAGAAGGTGCTCTCAATGGAAACTACCTCAAACGCAAACTTCAAGACGCAGCCGAACAGCTAAAACAATACGAAATAAACGCCACCCCTAAAGGCTGGTCCTGCCACTGGGACAGGTACGCGCTCTCCTACCTTTCTCACCTTTCATCTCTGACATCTCAGACATGATTTGTGACCATCACCACCTGAAACGACGTGGCGCCGTCCCTCTCGGAGACTCCGTTAGCGGTGCCGGGCAGGCAGAGCAACTTCCGGCACTTACAGAGTTGGGGCCAGCCGCCAAATTGGAGAGTGCAAAGCGAGAGCTCAGTGCTTTGAGACGGAGCCGATCCCCTGATTGGACAGAGCTGGTGTTCACTCTCGCGAGTGTAAAGCGCTGCGGAGGGCGGGCCTGGGGGGTCGCGCATGCGAGAGCTCTGTGAACTTTGCAGGATCTCTGGATCACCTCTTCTGACCAACAGCTCTGACAAAGGACAAACTTCAACTCATCGACGGAATGAAGAACAAGATTTCTGTCTCCTGCCAGCAGGTCAGAcccaaacatttctttttctatttggCTTTCTtgattaattttcctttatttgaaatctttgctcttttgtttttcagctcccAGATCCGCTCCCTCTCTCTAGCATTCACTGTATGTTTGACACCAAGAGTATCATAAAAGCGACCTCCACGCACCGTGGGCTAGGGGGGCAGCCGCTTCTCTCACTGGGCTGTTCCCCGGTGCCCCTTCTTGGAGGGCGACTTTGAGCCAAGGCAGTGGCTGAAAGTCCCGGTGCTAGCCCGACCTCGCTCTGCTGCACGCTGGCCTGCTTTCtcagccctcccctccccggaGTGGGGGGCTCAGCGGCGTTCACGCAGCCAGCGGTGCGAGTAGCTTTGAGCGAGCCGGCTCGGGCCTCTCCTGCCTCTGTCCTCAAAGTTGTTTGTTGCGTTTGAGAGTGgcagcccagctgcagaggGTCTTCCCTGCGAGAGCACACTGCTGTCGTGGGCAGGCCCGCCTCGGGAGTGTCGCTACACGGGGAGGGAAAGTAAAGACTCGTTCTCTTTCTTGTGATTTAGGGAGCATAGACGCTATTTCTATGTTAACGAGCACTCAGGAGAGTCGCAATGGGAGTTCCCCGACGGGGAGGACGAAGATGAAGGACAGCAGAGCACCGACAGAAAAGCCGACGGTCCTCCTAAGCCACCCCccaaagagaaaggagagcGCGCCGGAGATGCCGCCGAGCGCTCCGCAGGTACAGCACGGGGGCgggaggagaaagggggggGTGCTGGGTTTTGTGCTCCCCAGGAGCAGGTTCCCGTCCATGCAGACACGCGGCGTGGGTCCTGCTGTGCTGGCGGGAGGCTACCACCTCCCTCGCCAGGCGCCTCGCTCGCGGTAGCGTTAGCCGAGCCGGGGCAGGCACCGCTCCTGCGTCTGAGCCGTCCCCGTCGGTTGTGGCCGTCCCAGCGGAGCCGGGGAAAGCAGGGTGCTGCGGGGCCGAGCTTGTAGCCTGGCCTCCGCCTCCCCGTTCTGCGGCAGGGCCTTGGAAGGAGGCAGCACGCGCccgtgctggcagcaggagcggCAGCGCGGTCAGTAGCCTGGGTTTTCAAGCCTGTGTCAATATGTATTCTTCAGGCTCCCTTTGTAAAGAATCCTTCTCAGGCCAAGTCCCTGCTACGTCTCTCATGCCGCTCACTCCATTTTGGACTCTGCTTCAGTCCTCTGTCCCGGTCCTCCAACCTCCCTTGCCTTTGGAAATGCCTCCGCCGCCTCCGCCTCCACCAGATTCGCCcccgccaccgccgccaccaCCCCCGCCACCGCCTGGAGAAGACGGCGAGATCCAGGAAGTGGAGATGGAAGATGAGGGGGGCGAGGAGCCGCCTGCCCCGGGAACAGAAGAAGACGCTCCCCTGAAGCCTCTCCTGCGCCCGgctgtcagcagcagccaggtgagcAGCGGAGCAGGCACGCGTGCCGTGTAGCTGTTGGATCCCCAAGCACTTGAGGGCGAGGGTGGTGGTAAAAGGGGAGCGAGGGGCGAGTCCCGGCCCCGTTGGGTTCTGTCCCTCCTGTCTGGGCTCTCACCTCGTTGCCGTCCATTGCAGGGAGCCGCCGaacccagccctgccccgctGCTCTCCGCCAAGCCTCAGAAGCGGAAAGCCGCCGAGATGAacccggggctgctgcagcgAACGGCCACCATCGGCAGCTGCCCCGTCATCTACAGCCAGCCCCTCATGGCCGCCAGCAAGTACCAGCCTTCGGCCGTGCCCCTCGCCTCCCTGAGGCCACGCCAGCGGCTGCAAGGCGAGCTCCAAGGCCGCGCCAACCTCCGCCTCGCGCCGGGCCACGCCGCCGGCCCCCAGCCCACCAGCCTGGCCATGCAGCCCGGCTACTTGGGGGTGACGGCACCCGCGGCGCCTTCCCTCATGAGCTACTCGGAGTGTGCCGTGCCTGCCAGCctcgccgccgcccccgccgtgCCGCTGGCCCCGGCGCGCGGATCCCTGCCCGCCACCAGCACTGCCGAGcagccgccgcccccccccgccgccccaaacgcccccacctcccacccccaaggcgccgccgccgcctgaGAAGCCCGAGAAGCCGAGGAAGGGGCGGAAGGAAAAGGTAGGAGGATGTTCCTTCGCCCTTCCCTCACCCACTTGCCCATTCCTTGCCCACACACTCACCACGGACTTGGATTTCCTACGCAGGGCAAGAAGGGCAAGACGAAAATGCCGTCTCTGGTGAAGAAGTGGCAGAGCATCCAGCGGGAGCTGGACGAGGAGGAGAACTCCAGTTCCAGCGAGGAGGACCGGGAGACGACGGCACAGAGGCGCATCGAGgagtggaagcagcagcagctgctcaggtACGGACCCGGGAGGCTGtgccagagccagcagcacttCATCATGCCGTGCTGCTTGGCTGTGGAGAGGTGTTTAGGTGCCCCCTCTTAAAGGGAGCAGGATTTGGGGTCTCTGGCTGGGAGTATGAGGGAACGGGGTGCTGGGGAGTGTCCCCGTGCACCACCCGCGTGCTGACACCCCGCTTTGTCCCCGCAGTGGCATGGCGGAGAGGAATGCCAACTTCGAGGCGCTGCCGGAGGACTGGCGAGCGCGGCTGAAGCGGAGGAAAACCGCGTCGAGCACATGAGGCGCGCGCACACAGCgctcttctgttgtttttttgttgttttgttttgttttttttacagttgTACAGTTTAGAGCCCTTTACGACTCAAATCGTTGTCCAATAAATTGTAGCAGTTTGGGACGTGCTGTCTGCTTGAAGGGGGGGCTGTCCCTGCCCCACGGCAGGAGGGTGGTTCGGGGTGGGATTGCAGGCTGGGGCCAGAGCACCACCCCCGCTTTGGGGacggggactggggggggggggaaccttGCCATGGCCCCGCTCCTCTGCGTACCTTCCAGGGATAACAAAATCCCTCTGGCTCCTTTCCCAGCTCCTCTCTGGGACCGCCCCGTCCCTCCCCACTGCCACCGGTCGCTCAGCGACCGCGTTGTGAGCCCTGTTGCACTGCCAGGGCCGGGAGGAGGCTCGGGCACGGCTCGCGGCCATGGATCCCTCGGGGTACCCCACTGTGCAGGTCAGGGCCGGGGtttgggggaggagggctgctggctgcagcccctgggggaTCCCTAAGCAGGGCCTGACCCCGCTGCCCTGCCCAGGTGGTCCCCGAGCCCTATGACAGCTTCATGCGCTGCCACCTGCGCTACTACGGCTACTTCCGAGGTGAGCCCGGggctgttcccccccccctttatcCCCTGGGGTGCAGGATTCCCCTGCTGGGGCTCCAGCACCGCTCCTCCCCCAGGCCAGAAGACGGGTGGGAAGCAgagccccgtgtccccacgAGGACACTCGGAGTGCCACCATGCCGAGGCGCCCAGCCTGGGTAGCGCCGGCCCCGGCTGCCGGCAGCGCGTGGGGAAGGAGCCGAGCTGTGAGTGAAGCCCCCCGGCActgggctgtggggctgcctcacccctcACGGGGTCCTTGTCCCTGCCTGGGGGTGGCGGGTAGTTTGGGGGGTGACACCAGGAGTGTTGTCCCCAAAATTTGCAGCCCGTGCTCTGCCAGTGCCGTGTGGTGAGGCcgggagccccccagcccctcctgcagcccccagggtgcTGGAGCCGGGCCGCTCGGGGGGCTGCGGGTTCCCCGGGGAGCCGCGGGCTCTCTTCGCCCTCCCCTCAGCGCGAGGACCCCTGCCCGCTCCCCGGTGGCCCATCGAGTGCGAAGTCATCAAGGAGGCCATCGAGCACATCGGTGAGGCAGCGCTCCGGCCTCTCCCGCCCTCATCCCCATGTCCTCAACGGGGTGACAGCGGGGTGAATCTGTGTCCCCCCAGAGTGGGTTCCCCCCGAACCCGAGCCCTTCTGCCAGCCCTCGAGCCATGAGCAGGTGCCGGCGGGCAGCAGCGAGGAGCAGGGCACTGTTGTCTACCACCTGAACCCAGgtagcacccatgggtgctgctggcaccctccccatccccacaccaTCCCCTTAGGTGCTGAACCCCGCTGTCCCTCAGTGCCCCCAGGCTCCTGCTTCACCCGTGCTcgggccgggggggccccgggcCCCCTCTCCTCACCGGCGGTGTCCCTGGAGGGCCCCCAGGACACCACGCTGCTGTTCGAGTCACGCTTTGAGAGCGGCAACCTCCAGAAAGCCGTCAAGGTGTAAgagcagggccgggggggggcagcctgGAGGGACACGGCAGTGGGGCCGGGTGCCGCAGCGTGGCCCTTCCCCCCGGGCAGGGGTCCCTACGAGTACGTGCTGACGCTGCGGCCGGACTTGTACACCGCCAAGCACACGCAGTGGTTTTATTTCCGCGTGCAAAACACCCGGCGAGACGCCGTCTACCGCTTCACCATCGCCAACCTGGCGAAGCCCAAGAGCCTCTACGGCGAGGGCATGCGGCCGCTGCTCTACTCGCAGCAGGACGCCCGCAGCCGTGCCGTCGGCTGGCGCCGCGTCGGGGACAAAGTCCACTACTaccggcggggcggcggggacgAGCCGGCCGCCTTCTGCCTCTCCTGGAGCATGCGCTTCCCCCATGATGCCGACACCTGCTACTTGGCCCACTCCTACCCCTACACCTACTCGGATTTGCAGCGCTACCTGCGGGCGGTGGTGGGCGACCCGGTGCGCTCGCGGTACTGCGCGGTGCGGGCGCTGTGCCGCAGCTTGGCCGGCAACACCGTCTACCTGCTGACCATCACCGGCCCGGCCGGCGGCGCGGGCAAGCGGGCGGTGGTGCTGAGCGCCCGTGCACACCCCGGCGAGAGCGGCGGCTCCTGGGCCATGCGGGGCTTCCTCGACTTCGTCCTCAGCGCCGCCCCTGATGCCCGGCTCCTGCGCCGCCTCTTCGTCTTCAAGGTGGTGCCCATGCTCAACCCCGACGGGGTGGTGGTGGGCAACTCGCGCTGCTCCCTGGCCGGCCGCGACCCCAACAGAGCCTACGGGACGGGGTGCCGGGGCTCCTTCCCTGCTGTCTGGCACCTGCGGGCCATGGTGGAGAGGTGAGGGTGGCGCATGGGGGAGCCGGCGGGCTGGTGCCGGTGGCTGCATCCTGACGGGAGCCCGCAGGCTGCTGGCGGAGCGGGAGGTGGTGCTGTACTGCGACTTCCACGGGCACAGCCGCAAGAACAACGTCTTCATGTACGGCTGCGacgggggccgggccggggcagcgccgcggTTCCTGGAGCGCGTCTTCCCCCTGATGCTGAGCAAGAACGCGCCCGACAAGGTGGGCTCTGCCTTAGCACCTCCCTGGGGTGATATCCAGCGCGTCCCCCGCTGCGCTGACCCTGGCGTCGGCCCCagttctccttccccagctgcaagTTCAAGGTGCAGAAGAGCAAAGAGGGGACGGGCAGGGTCGTCATGTGGCGGATGGGCGTCACCAACAGCTACACCATGGAGGCGGCCTTTGGCGGCTCCACGCTGGGTGAGGGGCTGTGCGGAGGCGCTGGGGACGGCGTTGTGCCAGGGAATGGGATTTCAGTCCCAAAGGATGAGCTCCGGGTCCTGGCTCGGGAAGCTGCCGCTCGTTTTCTTATCCCGTGTCCCCTCCAGGCGGGAGGAACTCGCACTTCACCGTGGAGGACCTCAAATCGCTGGGCTACCACCTCTGCGACACCCTGCTGGACTTCTGCGACCCTGATTCTGCCaaggtgggtgggtgggtgcccagggctggtggcacgCCCGTGGTGGCGGTGGCAGTAACGCTGGCTCTGTCCCGCAGTTCCAGCAGTGCCTGGCAGAGGTGCACACGCTGCTGCGGCGGCGGCTGGGCTCCGGTGGGAGCTGGAGCGATGTCCCCACCTCAGACCTCGAGTCTAGGTATGTCCTGGTGACGCTGCCTTGGGGCTGGTGGGGTCagtggaggctgcagccatCCTCTTCCTCATGCAGCACCAGCGGCTCTGACAGCTCCGTGTCCGAGGGACCCCCGGCACAGCCCGGGAGCTCCCGGGAACGGGAGGGACGAGGCGCCCGGGAGGAGGTGCTGGTGCCTGTCTGCCACCCAGGGCGGCTGGAGCCGAGGCGGAGGAAGCGGCTGCGGAGCCGCAGGG
This region includes:
- the AGBL2 gene encoding cytosolic carboxypeptidase 2; translated protein: MDPSGYPTVQVVPEPYDSFMRCHLRYYGYFRGQKTGGKQSPVSPRGHSECHHAEAPSLGSAGPGCRQRVGKEPSCLTPHGVLVPAWGWRVVWGVTPGVLSPKFAARALPVPCGEAGSPPAPPAAPRVLEPGRSGGCGFPGEPRALFALPSARGPLPAPRWPIECEVIKEAIEHIEWVPPEPEPFCQPSSHEQVPAGSSEEQGTVVYHLNPVPPGSCFTRARAGGAPGPLSSPAVSLEGPQDTTLLFESRFESGNLQKAVKVGPYEYVLTLRPDLYTAKHTQWFYFRVQNTRRDAVYRFTIANLAKPKSLYGEGMRPLLYSQQDARSRAVGWRRVGDKVHYYRRGGGDEPAAFCLSWSMRFPHDADTCYLAHSYPYTYSDLQRYLRAVVGDPVRSRYCAVRALCRSLAGNTVYLLTITGPAGGAGKRAVVLSARAHPGESGGSWAMRGFLDFVLSAAPDARLLRRLFVFKVVPMLNPDGVVVGNSRCSLAGRDPNRAYGTGCRGSFPAVWHLRAMVERLLAEREVVLYCDFHGHSRKNNVFMYGCDGGRAGAAPRFLERVFPLMLSKNAPDKFSFPSCKFKVQKSKEGTGRVVMWRMGVTNSYTMEAAFGGSTLGGRNSHFTVEDLKSLGYHLCDTLLDFCDPDSAKFQQCLAEVHTLLRRRLGSGGSWSDVPTSDLESSTSGSDSSVSEGPPAQPGSSREREGRGAREEVLVPVCHPGRLEPRRRKRLRSRRARNALHRPNTTRQSPAGAPVSVVHPSPAPWLCPHAAPSSGGTAGAAPSPCFALPQVPPWSLRPRGQPRVPNTPGGGRGVLEEPEQPRGAVPRPPIPAAAGRGSRGRDAAAGDPRLRGDTRGTGPARATTATTGSWRGTAMALPTPGTATGGRGGRPGPASPRCYACARR
- the FNBP4 gene encoding LOW QUALITY PROTEIN: formin-binding protein 4 (The sequence of the model RefSeq protein was modified relative to this genomic sequence to represent the inferred CDS: deleted 1 base in 1 codon) — translated: MGKKSRSAPCRRPILQLSPPAPRREDAGSAPQPPEGAESGSEPDEPEAGPEPPRSAPHPPPPAPAAVKPTGGLCLLGAYADSDDEEGETSEKSARSGDANGNNSADIDSTLANFLAEIDAITAPPQPAEPAAVPPPTPPRPEPKEPSAGQPPGTASANGTDAAPAPEWQYDTQCSLAGVGELEMGDWQEVWDENTGCYYYWNTQSNEVTWELPPYLAAQVQGLQHYQHSAAAAGANGSFAASAELYPQEKGAAAGGRGAGLAKPVKKEVNEGVQALSNSEEEKKGVAAALLAPLLPDVVKEEEERWRRKVICKEEVEPPPEEEAKTEEAAAVAAAAAAAPEEPEAGRDPLEDTLQEELCSVVQSGESGEEEEEQDTLELEMVLERKKAELRALEEGDGSVSGSSPLSDGSQSASQDATRRLASKRGKWKLFVGAASPESTSRGSSKTGRESPEAGEAAAGTEAPDVHSDKEAESEEPQEKAKAQGAPKIEEEEQDLKFQIGELANTLTSKLEFLGINRQSISNFHMLLLQTETRIADWREGALNGNYLKRKLQDAAEQLKQYEINATPKGWSCHWDREHRRYFYVNEHSGESQWEFPDGEDEDEGQQSTDRKADGPPKPPPKEKGERAGDAAERSAGSLCKESFSGQVPATSLMPLTPFWTLLQSSVPVLQPPLPLEMPPPPPPPPDSPPPPPPPPPPPPGEDGEIQEVEMEDEGGEEPPAPGTEEDAPLKPLLRPAVSSSQGAAEPSPAPLLSAKPQKRKAAEMNPGLLQRTATIGSCPVIYSQPLMAASKYQPSAVPLASLRPRQRLQGELQGRANLRLAPGHAAGPQPTSLAMQPGYLGVTAPAAPSLMSYSECAVPASLAAAPAVPLAPARGSLPATSTAEQPPPPPPPQTPPPPTPKAPPPPEKPEKPRKGRKEKGKKGKTKMPSLVKKWQSIQRELDEEENSSSSEEDRETTAQRRIEEWKQQQLLSGMAERNANFEALPEDWRARLKRRKTASST